Within Vicia villosa cultivar HV-30 ecotype Madison, WI linkage group LG1, Vvil1.0, whole genome shotgun sequence, the genomic segment CAATTTAGGTTCTCGCAAGACACCCCGTTTGTCGAGCTGATTTTGATAGTGAACTCTCTTGCAATATCTAGAAAATTGAAAGGTGGTCAAGTTTGAGTATCATTCACCTTCACTTGATACTAAAGGAAAAGTAAAGTTCACCACATTTGAGCGTAAAGTTCACCCTATTTGAGCTCAAGAACGACGACGATTTAGAGGTTATGTGGACAAATTTTCAACAATATTCTTCAAAGGGTCTGATCGAGTTGGATGTGAAGCTTCATCAAAATGTTACGACGTCCTCAACTACCTGTTTATAACAATATGTAATGTTAAATCTCTGTTGAACTAACTACGTAATTTTGATAATTTATGATGAATCTATGCTTTGTTGCTTTGGTTTTAAGGATTTTGTTTTTACTATCCCAGACATGTTTTCAGATATCCACATCCGAAGTcacattttcttgaaaaaaagtGTCTCCGGAAGCGCACATGCGAAAAcacatttaattgaaaaaaaaatgtatttagaAGTGCACATGTGAAGTtaccttttcttaaaaaaaagtCTCTTCAAAAGTGCACAttcgaaatcacaatttttttcaataaaatatacattcggatgtgcacatctgagagtattttagtatttttgcCAAAAATCTCTAAAGAAGACATAAATGTGTATTAAATGAGAATTTCTTTAAAGACCCCCTactagggctggaaatgagtcgagttgagtcgaactcgcctcagctcaattcgactcgttaagaattggttgagttcgagttcgagtttgggttcatgacgaactttttttccagctcaaactcgactcgttaagaattgaccgagtttgagtttgagttcgagtttatctcgaactttttttcagttcaaactcgacttgttagaagttcacgaacatctcgattcaactcgttaggtttatcttgttaggttcaactcgcttatttcacggacttaaaagtaattttttaaagtctatatatatatatatatatatatatatatatatatatatatatatatatatatatatatatatatatatatatatatatatatatatatatatattttgacattttaaataaatattttttaaataaaaaatatagaaataaaataaaagttataagattgaaatttatacgatgttaattttatttgataattatttgtagaaatattttgtccactagagaatataaattataattaaaactgttagattaaaataaaatatgatactaatatttagagcaaatatttaaacctactcttaaaaataatataatctatctcatatataatcgagttgactcatgaacctaacgagtcgaactatgtatagttcaggTTCAACTCATtgagttaacgaacttagtttttggctcatactcagctcatctggttcatgaacctagttcaacgatttaattttcgaatcgagtttcgaactattttcgagttagtttggttcattgccagccctacCCCCTACCTTCCTGAAAACCCGCCGCGAAATTTCTAAAATACTcctatatttcggagatgcatctccgaaattattttttttctaaaaaaagttaatttcggaagtgcacttccgaaaacaccaaaaaaaagtgttttcgaagatgcatttccgaaatcacatttttttttgggagaagggtgtcttcggagatgcatatccgagaCATTCCAATTCTTGGAACGTTTCGGATATGGATatccgaaaaaattcaataattattaaaaaataaaaatcaaggtGTATCAATACAatcaatagtataattaattgtattaattgtataattaattgtattaattaaaatatatattatattaatcatatataacattttattgattgattaatttatcaatgacatatttgaaatattaatattcttttattttacgatgtatttttggttttttgttgAATGTACGGTTTACCACCTTTCTATTTGTAatattaatattcttttattttacgaTGTATTTTTGGTTTTTGGTTCAATGTACGGCTTaccacctttattttatttagtttgtatTTTAACTTGTGTGTTAATATATATAGTAGCATTTAATTGATCCATTAATTTATCATGATATATTTgaaataataatattcttttattttacgatatatttttggtttttggttGAATGCACGGTttatcatctttattttatttagtttgttttttaatttgtgtGTTAATAAAATTTGATACGTCAAATTTAGAATATTGAGatatttcggatatacatatccgaattaattaatatctcaaattttgggaagaattttttcggagatgcatctccgaaaaaatacCTACTGTTAAAATCCAAcgttaaatttgaaatttaagtgctttcggagatgcatctccgaaaacaccacaaaaAATTTGTTTTTCAGAAATACATATCCGAATTTTGGAAAAATCTGAAGGAAAAAATACTTCAGAGATATATCTCCGAATTTTGTAAAAatctaaagaaaaaaataattcgAAAATGCATATCTGAAACAAGGATATTTAAGGATTTTCAGCTAGAGTTTTTCCCATAGAgaaatctcaaaaaaaaaattctcttaaAAAATTCTCATTTTCAAATGAACATTGCGCAGCCTATTTTGGAAATGAGGCCCATCTAATCCGTTAtcttcttttattaaaaaaagtgaaGATTgaaaaaattttatattattctcTTTAAGTTTATCTTTTAAATTGCAGTACACGTCATATTAACAAGTCATAAATATAGGTTACAAGTTTCAAGAAGAATATTAAATATCAATATCAACGGTTAAAGAATAGTACAGTATACAATTTTTAAGGAATAGACTTTTATAACCTTATCGTAACAACTAACTAGTACCTATATATCCAAATTTTGGtaactttttgatattttttaaaatttctttagtttaaaaatgtaaaattaaaaatatacaaattttatttttaaatatacataatattCGAAAAACAATTTATAAAGAATAGAGAGATTATATAATTATAACCATCGAACCAAACCACCGTGATTTTCACTATCAAGTTTAACTTCAATCACCACTAAATCAATTAATTATGGAATATAATTTACAATCTTTGAATGAcatcaaattaaaaaatttcgACATTGAATAAGCAATAATTAAACAGAGAGAAAAAAGTCATAAATTACAATATTATTTAACGAAATGTGTTTCGTGCATCTCATAAATAAGATTATTGAACGTGAGAAATGATGGCATAATTTTGTTGTATATTTGTGAGGAAGAAACAAGCTTTGAAGTTTGGTATAAAAACAGAGAAACAAAACACGTTGGTTCTGTTTGTGGCAGAGAAAGTGTTTTGCTTCCCGCTCCTTTCGTCAACTAACTCTCTCTATTCTTCAAACTTTAACGTAACAACATCAAAAATTATTCTGTTTAATTAAACACCATCCTTAATTCTTCTTCTTCCTAATCCAATTGCATGTTGCTTATTTTCATTTTGATTCAGAAAATACAAACATAATACGATTCTGTTATCTGAATCTTGCAATGCCAGACACGAAACCGTCACCGTCTCGGGTAATTAAtctcttcatttttttctttcaattctgaaTTTCTGATCATACAATGGATTATTGATAATATATTATTATGAATATTGGAatcatattatatatttttttgttaatatgTTAGGATTTTGAAATTGAGGATTATTATTTAAACCTAATTACGTAGGgtgtttttaatttttcttaacctTGTGTGTTGTGTTTTGAATCAGACGGTTATGGTTGCTGAATCAAAGAGTAAATTCTCATGTTTCTATGCAATCTTACCGGCGGCACTTTTATTATGTATTGCTCTGTTTTTCACAACTTCAGTTTTCACTCAAACCTACAAAGAGGTATACAATTCTGAAAATCATGAATTTGACGTAGTAAAATttgtttttgattcattgatttttgcAGAAACTATCAAGCTTCACGATAAATCCGAATATGGGGAGTACTAGTAGTTGTAAGGTTTGTTTTGTCTCTTGATCATGTATTGTTTTCGATGTTTTTAGGTTTGGTGCTTATATTTGTTTATCTTGTTTAGTAGAAGAAGTGCAGGCCTAGTGGAAGCGAGGCGTTACCCGAAGGTATAGTGGCGAGTACTTCGAGTTTGGAGGTGAGACCTTTATGGGCTCCTCCTCACCTTAAAAGGGGTCAGGGTCATCATGAACCACATGTGAGTTTTCACTCAACTTTATGTCTATTGTTCTGTGATTGCGGTTGTAAAGAGAGGTTTGATGTCGATGCAATTGAGGTTACATCAGTTGCATTGGATGAGTCTAATGCAACTGATGTGATGTGTCCTCAATTGCAATGACATCAGGATTATGATGCTGCCGGACTTACTAACTAGTAGCTGATTAAGTCTCTTTGAATTTAATTTTCATGATTACTAATTGGTTAGTTTTGCACAGGTTAAGATGAATGTATCAACAAACTTGTTTGCAATGGCAGTTGGGATAAATCAAAATGATCTAGTTGACAAGATggttaaaaaggttttttttttttgttaacatGTTTTATTACTAATAGTACTCTGTTTAATCCATGGATCATGACCCTCTTTCCACACCAAAATGCAGTTTTTAGCAAGTAATTTCACTGTAATGCTTTTCCATTACGATAGCGTTGTTGACGAATGGAAGAAATTCGAATGGCATGATAGTGTCATTCATATATCCGTAGCCGATCAAAGCAAATGGTAGGTGTCTAGATGATTTATTTCACATTCAATTCATGTATTCATAATGTGTTATGCATTTTTCTGAACATGTTTTAAATGTATAGGTGGTTCGCGAAACGATTCTTGCACCCCGATATAGTTGCAGAATATGATTATATTTTCCTTTGGGACGAGGACCTAGGCGTTGAAAATTTTCATCCTGAGAAGTAAGTAGAAATATAATGTGTTTTTAGTTTGTTTCCATTGGATTTTAATTGATCAACATCATTAAAGATTAGTGTTTTCCATTTTTCCTATATGATTTTGAAGGTATGTTTCTATTGTCAAAGAAGAAGGCCTTGAGATATCACAACCAGCACTTGATCCTAAACTATCGGAAATTCATCATCAGATTACTGCTCAAGGGAGGAGGTCGAAAGTGCACAGGTTCACGCGCAtacctttcttatctttgttATCTACATTCACACTTTATACGAGATTAATTTTGATACACTGTCACTGCAAAAATTTTTACTCTGTCAACAAATCACAATCAGACGTGCCCGATTTTAGAACTTGTTATGATAAAAACGTATGATCTGTCAGGAGAACATATAAAACTGCTGGTAGTGACGGAAAAGGCTGTGATGAAAGTAGCACTGCGCCTCCTTGCACCGGgtaaaaataacatttttgcCAATGCCAAATTCATTGTTGATTTCCATTTATTTTACGCGGTTGAAGAAATATGAAGTTATAAATTTTCAGGTGGATAGAAGTGATGGCTCCTGTTTTCTCAAAAGCTGCGTGGCGTTGTGTTTGGTACATGATTCAGGTGCGCATCGTTTTGTTCCATTCGTGCAGTTGTGAAAGACTTATTTGATTTTGTtcatcatttgtggtttattttaCAGAATGACTTGATCCATGCATGGGGACTAGATATGCAACTTGGCTACTGCGCTCAGGCAAGTCATATACATGTGCTCATTATGTCTTAGTTATCGTTCCGTGATATGCCATTTATTTGAATGTATAACCTATAGGACTAATATACATCATAATATCAACAAACCGTTATTTTCTGGGATCCATGATTGAGAGAACTTCTGACATTGTTTACCTATGATGAATAGGGTGATCGAACACAAAATGTTGGCGTTGTGGATGCCGAATACATTGTCCACTACAATCGTCCCACTCTTGGAGGCGTAGATAAGACTACGGTAAAAATAACATGCTTGTTACGTATTTTCACTGTACCTGACTCGAAACTGAGACTTATAAACTGTTACTTGCATTACAGGTTTCAGTTTCATCTcaggaaaaggaaaaggaaaaggaTCATAGAGTTGATGTAAGTCTTACTATACTATCATGATTTGTCAATTAAAGCCACTAGTGAACTTTCCTTTGAATTATTTTCTCATGGACCTTCTAGAGTTTGGTGCAATAACCAACTTAAAATATAATCTTTTAAGAGTTTGAAAATGACTTGTGACCCAAAATGATAATGACTTATAGCTTATCTAATAATTTGTTTTCTGTGactaatatattattttggaGGGGTGCAGGTAAGGAGGCTGTCATACCAGGAATTAGATATTTTCCGAAAACGATGGGAAAAGGCGGTCGAGGACGATAAATGTTGGGTTGATCCATTTTAATAACAAAATCATGtacatttttgtaaataaaaagaaaaaacacatCAATTTTGTGAAGTGAAACAAATGTAATTCAAGAGCATTATGGTTTAATCAGTAGACTTTTATGAATGTTTCactatattaatttttttggttattGATTTGTTATGAAGGTTTCACTATACTTTTTTTTGCTTACAAGTTAGAGAATCCAAATTTGTGATAGGTGGTGAGAAGGTCCCATTTGCACATGGTTCTCATCCTATTATTGAGGATGTTAAGATATATGATGAAAAAAATAATGTATAGTTCTAGtcaattatcatttttttaaaatttaattagagtAGCTTAGTTGTCTAATCACTCTTTGCGTATTTTGTTGTTTAGTACATGTCTTGTATTGCAATTtctcttttttaatatatataatataatttatatgatTCTTGGCATTCATTTTATTGAATTAGTGTAACTTAGttgtattatattttataatcttTTTCTTAATCACTCTTTGTATACTCTATTATTGAGAACAAGTCTTATATTGACGATTTTTTCTACAACCATGCAATGTATGAAGGATCCACTAACGTTGTTTATTAGTGTGACTAATTTTGGTAAAGGAAATATTAAGGTATAGTGTGAATCCTTCTCTCTCAATTAGTTTTGCTGAAGTCAATGATCAAAATGTTagtttctttttctgatttttacTCAACCAATTATGAGCCCTTTTAGGCATGTGGGTGAGGTGGAATTTAAGTCTGAGTTGGTccactattttttttaaagagcAAAAAGAACAATTATATAAATGAAGTCAAGACCTAAGTAAATAGA encodes:
- the LOC131617091 gene encoding uncharacterized protein LOC131617091; amino-acid sequence: MPDTKPSPSRTVMVAESKSKFSCFYAILPAALLLCIALFFTTSVFTQTYKEKLSSFTINPNMGSTSSCKKKCRPSGSEALPEGIVASTSSLEVRPLWAPPHLKRGQGHHEPHVKMNVSTNLFAMAVGINQNDLVDKMVKKFLASNFTVMLFHYDSVVDEWKKFEWHDSVIHISVADQSKWWFAKRFLHPDIVAEYDYIFLWDEDLGVENFHPEKYVSIVKEEGLEISQPALDPKLSEIHHQITAQGRRSKVHRRTYKTAGSDGKGCDESSTAPPCTGWIEVMAPVFSKAAWRCVWYMIQNDLIHAWGLDMQLGYCAQGDRTQNVGVVDAEYIVHYNRPTLGGVDKTTVSVSSQEKEKEKDHRVDVRRLSYQELDIFRKRWEKAVEDDKCWVDPF